In the genome of Myxococcus stipitatus, one region contains:
- a CDS encoding non-ribosomal peptide synthetase/type I polyketide synthase gives MSASELLAELQQKGIELWAEGDALRFRAPPGHLTESLRAVLRERKTQLLEHLRSIPRATDEARFAPFPLTDLQNAYWVGRQDAFDAGGVAAHGYLEVAFDALDPERLERVFQRLIEHHDMLRMVVLPTGEQVVLASVPPFRITTYDLTHGSKAEAERHLEAIRGELSHQVLPADRFPLFDVRASRLPDGTVHLHVSFDLLMADAFSLQLLIEQCTLLYKDLDAPLPRLEHTFREYFSTLAQRRREQGASAYQRSLEYWRKRLETLPGPPELPLSADADVRGPRRFVRRKAELEPAAWRAFRRHASAAGVTASMALGAAFAEVLRAHSRSNRMTLNLTLFNRLPFFEDVEQLVGDFTSGILLEVDGTNAETFAQRARRLQGQFFEDLEHSAVSSVQVMREANRLGRLDTSTGMPYVFTSLLTETGRVLRLGPGVRIVEVLSQTPQVWLDHQVFELDDSLYFSWDAVEALFPPGLLDTVFAAYVRLLRRLSEDASAWESPARQPLPPEQLARRESYNATRSPVSPERMESLFLRRAAERPAAPAVITREAVLSYGELEDRSARVASWLLSHGAGPDQLVAIVAEKGPEQVVAALAILRVGAAYLPLDPALPTERLHALLRDARAGLVLTQSHLEGVLGWPGNTARLAVDQALSLPVRAGDVPTVQGNGLAYVIYTSGSTGRPKGVMIDHRGAVNTLLDMNERFGVGPEDRVFALSSLSFDLSVYDVFGTLAAGGAIVMPAPGTQRDPGHWLSMLEHGRVSVWNSVPALMEMLIEFVEGEQRRLPDSLRRVWMSGDWIPLTLPDRIRARRPDVELVSLGGATEASIWSILHRIEAVDRTWRAIPYGVPMVNQKFHVLDEALEPCPEWVTGQLYIGGVGLALGYFGDAERTAARFVTHPRTGERLYATGDLGRFRPEGYIEFLGREDFQVKVQGHRIELGEIEAALSTHPSVRSAVVNAVGKPGGARRLVAYVVTDAASIPAPAEAQLAEAHAPAPRLGVISDPVERLEFKLRSPGLRDDVGHRDAVSLQRPVLDAEALRRVTARKSHRTFHAGQVSAEQLGALLGCLMQVPLEDSLLPKYQYASAGGLYPVQVYLHLKPGRVAGLAGGTYYYHPKNHQLVLLTADAELSRSLHAPANRAVFDGAAFSVFLVGQLSAIEPLYGELARDFCLLEAGYIAQLLMSSAVGGELGLCPVGGLDFTPLRGLFALGEQHVLLHSFLGGGVGGEVRVSSGASLPDELRRHLVAKLPDYMVPSAFVLMDALPLTSNGKVDRDALRPPSEAPVARAPTARAPRTELERSLATILQEVLQLDEVDVHRNFFDLGGTSVQVVQIHRKMRERLKVDLPIAQMFRFTTVSALAEFVSARGTEPSAAAPRVEVRREVPRPSVQRVPEAGLESAIAIVGMSGRFPGARTLEEFWRNLREGVESVTFFTDAELRGSVLDSSRLDHPDYVRAAAVLDDVELFDAEHFGFMPKQARLTDPQHRIFMECVWEAIEDAGYDPKRLDTLVGIYAGSILSNYLLYHLGSKVGREGIVRDLQSLIGNDKDYLATHVSYRLGLKGPSVSVQTACSSSLVAVHMASQALRNRECDMALAGGVAVRLPQKSGYLFEQGAILSPDGHCRAFDADAQGTLFGSGAGVVVLKRLKDALADGDCIRAVIRGSAINNDGAMKAGYTAPSQEGQAAVISAALAAAGVSPASIGYIETHGTGTPLGDQIELSALQQAFGVDTVKAGSWPIGSVKTNVGHLEVAAGIAGLIKTVLSLQHRALPPSLNFKRPPDDFARSPFTVNTRLMEWRRDETPRRAGVSSFGIGGTNAHVVLEEAPEVVRKEEKEAGRAHVLTLSARSEKALRELAGKYARGAEGAVGDVCFTANEGRGRYGQRVAVVGRTLEELKEELGRYEREGVVEKGAVGQAKKVGGEEVVLLFTGQGVQAEGMGRELYETEETFREEMRKCDEVVRRETGESLVEVLYGGKGKLLEKSRVSQAALFAVEWSLAQVWKKWGVKPAAVMGHSLGEYVAACVAGVMGWEEGLKLVMERGRLMEGLEEGGRMVAVMCGEEEVRREGGGGLIAAVNGPEEVVLSGREGEVEEVVERLRGKGKESRRLKTTHAFHSALMEPMREEFERVAGRVRMERGTVEWVSNVSGREVKGDEAREGKYWGRQLREPVRWWEGLRGLYEKGYRVFVEVGPKATLTGIGKRYLGEAEWVGSLKPGRSDWEELLGSAARLYVKGVEVKWGEVEGGRERRRVPLPTYPFQRERFWLERPRESAPAAALIPTGQGLLGRRLQSPALNQTVFESSLGAGVLPFLSEHRVQGVSVLPSTLLMELARAAGARLLGAGAHAVEDLSIHEALVLHGEAERTLQLITPSGGDDVLSFQIFSADPRATEAEWKLHATGTLHRAARDAAAPEKRALEGLVSRCPKEVPVAALYEHFQARGIQYGPSFRGVERILLGTGEALGWIQLPEDLSSDALGENLHPVLLDACLQVCGALFLEADASLYLPVSVKKLRVWRAPGTSCWSHVAIARETSDARSALTGSVCLLNEEGEVCAELEGLRFQQVSPSALQRLLGKGRDWTYEVSWEPRPLAARTPAGRSAHPESWVVFMDEGGVGASLARTLEAGGSRCVWVRPGAAYALQGGHSFTLDPTRADDFARLFREVAGPGAPACRGVVFLWGLDAGTEASVCQGALLLAQELARRSAVVPPRLWMVTRGVQHTGHEASVPAVLHAELWGLGRSVALEHPDSWGGLIDLDAVAPAHEPELLLAELQQPPEGEQVAYRDGQRWVARLARCPVANPSRPSAARVHPDASYLITGGLGALGLRVARWLVDQGARHLVLMGRSAPSEAARDEVRSLEQAGVSVDCVQGDVSHSEEVSRVLGAIAASGHPLRGVLHAAGVVEDGTVLSLDWKRFERVLAPKQQGSWNLHQQTKSLPLDFFVLFSSSSALLGAAGQSNYAAANAFMDALAHHRQALGLPAVSINWGPWSGGGMAASLEVPEQRRWFEWIDPAQGLELLGQVLDSGRTQVAVLPVDWSRYARRQSESSAMGFLRNVLDDAHVSLPRSKVIPMWERLKGQQRNRQQETLFDHIHQQVAQVLGLDAAKPMSGSLGLFDAGLDSLLAVELRNRLQTSLGVERPLAATLVFEHPSIDALTDHLATEVFALGPLMAAAHPVPTEGNGDGLTELEQLPPEELGSRLDLKLAALEKWMDGD, from the coding sequence ATGAGTGCCTCCGAGCTCCTCGCCGAGCTTCAGCAGAAGGGCATCGAGCTGTGGGCGGAAGGGGACGCGCTGCGCTTCCGCGCGCCGCCCGGGCACCTCACGGAGTCACTGCGCGCGGTGCTGCGGGAGCGGAAGACCCAGCTCCTGGAGCACCTGCGCTCCATCCCTCGCGCCACCGACGAAGCGCGCTTCGCTCCGTTTCCGCTCACTGACCTCCAGAACGCCTATTGGGTGGGCCGGCAGGACGCCTTCGACGCGGGTGGGGTCGCGGCCCACGGCTACCTGGAGGTGGCATTCGACGCGCTGGACCCGGAGCGGCTCGAGCGGGTGTTCCAGCGGCTCATCGAACACCACGACATGCTGCGCATGGTGGTCCTGCCGACGGGCGAGCAGGTGGTCCTCGCCTCGGTGCCACCGTTCCGCATCACGACCTACGACCTGACGCACGGGTCGAAGGCCGAGGCGGAGCGGCACCTGGAGGCGATTCGCGGGGAACTCTCGCATCAGGTGCTACCCGCGGACCGCTTTCCGCTGTTCGACGTCCGCGCCTCGCGACTGCCGGACGGGACGGTCCATCTCCACGTCAGCTTCGACCTGCTGATGGCGGATGCCTTCAGCCTCCAGCTCCTCATCGAGCAGTGCACCCTGTTGTACAAGGACCTGGACGCGCCGCTGCCCAGGCTGGAGCACACATTCCGCGAGTACTTCAGCACGCTCGCGCAGCGGCGTCGGGAGCAGGGGGCCTCGGCGTATCAGCGCTCGCTCGAATACTGGCGGAAGCGGCTCGAGACCCTGCCGGGTCCACCGGAGCTGCCGCTCTCCGCCGACGCGGACGTGCGCGGTCCGCGCAGGTTCGTTCGCAGGAAGGCGGAGCTGGAGCCCGCGGCCTGGCGGGCCTTCCGTCGGCATGCGTCGGCCGCGGGTGTGACGGCCTCGATGGCGCTGGGCGCCGCGTTCGCGGAGGTGCTGCGCGCGCACAGCCGAAGCAACCGCATGACGCTCAACCTGACGTTGTTCAACCGGCTGCCGTTCTTCGAGGACGTGGAGCAGCTCGTCGGCGACTTCACCTCGGGCATCCTGCTGGAGGTGGATGGCACGAACGCGGAGACCTTCGCGCAGCGGGCGCGGCGTCTCCAGGGGCAGTTCTTCGAGGACCTGGAGCACTCGGCCGTGTCGAGCGTGCAGGTGATGCGCGAGGCGAACCGGCTGGGCCGCCTGGATACCAGCACGGGCATGCCCTACGTGTTCACGAGCCTCCTCACGGAGACAGGTCGCGTGCTGCGCCTGGGCCCCGGGGTCCGCATCGTCGAGGTCCTCAGCCAGACGCCGCAGGTCTGGCTGGACCACCAGGTCTTCGAGCTCGATGACAGCCTCTACTTCAGCTGGGATGCCGTCGAGGCGCTGTTCCCTCCGGGGCTCCTGGACACGGTGTTCGCGGCCTATGTCCGGCTGCTGCGTCGGTTGAGCGAGGACGCCTCCGCGTGGGAGTCCCCCGCGCGTCAGCCGCTCCCGCCCGAGCAGCTCGCGCGACGGGAGTCCTACAACGCCACGCGGAGTCCGGTGTCTCCGGAGCGGATGGAGTCCCTGTTCCTGCGGCGGGCGGCGGAGCGTCCAGCTGCTCCCGCGGTCATCACCAGGGAGGCGGTGCTCAGCTATGGCGAGCTGGAAGACCGCTCGGCCCGGGTCGCCTCCTGGCTCCTGTCTCACGGAGCGGGGCCGGACCAGCTGGTGGCCATCGTCGCGGAGAAGGGGCCCGAGCAGGTCGTGGCCGCGCTGGCCATCCTGCGGGTGGGCGCCGCCTATCTCCCCCTGGACCCGGCGCTGCCGACGGAGCGGCTCCACGCACTGCTGCGCGACGCGCGAGCAGGGCTCGTCCTCACGCAGTCACACCTCGAAGGGGTGCTCGGCTGGCCCGGGAACACCGCGCGACTCGCGGTGGACCAGGCCCTGTCCCTCCCCGTGCGGGCGGGAGATGTTCCCACCGTGCAGGGCAACGGGCTGGCGTATGTCATCTACACGTCCGGTTCGACGGGGCGACCCAAGGGCGTGATGATCGACCACCGGGGCGCGGTCAACACGCTGCTCGACATGAACGAGCGCTTCGGCGTGGGCCCCGAGGACCGCGTCTTCGCGCTCTCGTCCCTCAGCTTCGACCTGTCGGTCTACGACGTGTTCGGCACGCTGGCCGCGGGAGGCGCCATCGTGATGCCCGCGCCCGGGACTCAGCGGGACCCCGGCCACTGGCTGTCGATGCTGGAGCACGGGCGCGTGTCGGTGTGGAACTCCGTGCCGGCGCTGATGGAGATGCTCATCGAGTTCGTGGAGGGCGAGCAGCGCCGACTCCCCGACTCCCTGAGGCGCGTGTGGATGAGCGGCGACTGGATTCCCCTCACGCTGCCGGACCGCATCCGCGCGCGGCGCCCGGACGTCGAGCTGGTGAGCCTGGGCGGCGCCACCGAAGCCTCCATCTGGTCGATTCTCCACCGCATCGAGGCCGTGGACCGGACGTGGCGAGCCATTCCCTATGGCGTGCCCATGGTGAACCAGAAGTTTCACGTGCTCGATGAGGCACTGGAGCCTTGTCCGGAGTGGGTGACAGGCCAGCTCTACATCGGCGGCGTGGGCCTCGCGCTGGGGTACTTCGGCGATGCCGAGCGCACCGCCGCGCGCTTCGTCACGCATCCGCGCACGGGCGAGCGGCTCTATGCGACGGGGGACCTGGGGCGCTTCCGCCCGGAGGGCTACATCGAGTTCCTGGGCCGCGAGGACTTCCAGGTCAAGGTGCAAGGTCATCGCATCGAGCTGGGAGAAATCGAAGCCGCGCTGAGCACGCACCCCTCGGTGCGCAGCGCCGTGGTCAACGCGGTGGGGAAGCCCGGCGGCGCTCGTCGACTGGTGGCTTACGTCGTCACGGATGCGGCCTCGATACCGGCGCCAGCGGAGGCGCAGCTCGCGGAGGCGCATGCGCCAGCGCCTCGGCTGGGCGTCATCTCGGACCCTGTCGAGCGGCTCGAGTTCAAGCTCAGAAGCCCCGGGCTGCGCGATGACGTCGGGCACAGGGACGCGGTCTCGCTCCAGCGGCCGGTGCTCGACGCGGAGGCGCTGCGGCGGGTCACGGCCCGGAAGAGCCATCGCACGTTCCACGCGGGTCAGGTCAGCGCCGAGCAGCTCGGGGCGCTGCTGGGCTGCCTCATGCAGGTCCCGTTGGAGGACTCGCTGCTGCCCAAGTACCAATATGCCTCGGCGGGTGGGCTCTATCCGGTCCAGGTCTATCTGCACCTGAAGCCTGGGCGCGTCGCGGGGCTCGCGGGGGGCACGTACTACTACCATCCGAAGAATCACCAGCTCGTGCTGCTGACGGCGGATGCGGAGCTGAGCCGGAGTCTGCACGCGCCCGCCAATCGCGCGGTCTTCGACGGCGCGGCGTTCTCGGTCTTCCTCGTGGGCCAGCTGAGCGCCATCGAGCCCTTGTACGGGGAGCTGGCGCGTGACTTCTGTCTGCTGGAAGCCGGCTACATCGCGCAGCTGCTGATGAGCTCGGCGGTGGGGGGCGAGCTGGGACTCTGTCCCGTCGGTGGTCTGGACTTCACCCCGCTGCGAGGGCTGTTCGCGCTGGGCGAGCAACATGTGCTGCTCCACAGCTTCCTCGGGGGCGGTGTGGGAGGCGAGGTGCGGGTCTCCTCGGGCGCGTCGCTTCCCGATGAGCTGCGTCGCCACCTCGTGGCGAAGCTGCCGGACTACATGGTTCCCAGCGCCTTCGTGCTGATGGACGCGCTTCCGCTGACGTCCAATGGCAAGGTGGACCGCGACGCGCTCCGCCCGCCCAGCGAGGCGCCGGTCGCCCGGGCCCCCACGGCGCGAGCGCCTCGGACGGAGCTGGAGCGCTCGCTGGCCACCATCCTCCAGGAGGTGCTCCAGCTCGACGAGGTGGACGTCCATCGGAACTTCTTCGACCTGGGCGGCACGTCGGTCCAGGTGGTCCAGATTCACCGCAAGATGCGCGAGCGGCTCAAGGTCGACCTCCCGATTGCGCAGATGTTCCGCTTCACCACGGTCAGCGCGTTGGCGGAGTTCGTCTCCGCCCGAGGCACCGAGCCCTCCGCTGCCGCGCCACGCGTGGAGGTCCGCCGTGAAGTGCCTCGGCCGTCCGTGCAGCGCGTCCCGGAGGCAGGGCTGGAGTCCGCGATCGCCATCGTGGGCATGTCCGGGCGCTTCCCTGGCGCGAGGACGCTGGAGGAGTTCTGGCGGAACCTGCGCGAGGGCGTCGAGTCCGTCACCTTCTTCACCGACGCGGAGCTGCGAGGTTCGGTGTTGGATTCCTCGAGGTTGGACCATCCGGACTACGTCCGGGCCGCGGCGGTCCTCGACGACGTGGAGCTCTTCGACGCCGAGCACTTCGGCTTCATGCCGAAGCAGGCACGGCTGACGGACCCTCAGCACCGCATCTTCATGGAGTGTGTGTGGGAAGCCATCGAGGATGCCGGGTATGACCCGAAGCGGCTCGACACGCTCGTGGGGATCTACGCGGGCTCCATCCTCAGCAACTACCTCCTGTATCACCTGGGCTCGAAGGTCGGGCGCGAGGGCATTGTCCGAGACCTCCAGTCGTTGATTGGGAACGACAAGGATTACCTGGCCACCCATGTGTCCTATCGCCTGGGCCTGAAGGGCCCCAGCGTCAGTGTCCAGACGGCGTGCTCCTCATCGCTCGTCGCCGTGCACATGGCCAGCCAGGCGCTGCGCAACCGCGAGTGCGACATGGCGCTGGCGGGAGGCGTGGCCGTGCGACTGCCGCAGAAGTCCGGCTACCTCTTCGAGCAAGGCGCCATCCTCTCCCCCGACGGTCACTGCCGAGCGTTCGACGCGGATGCACAGGGGACGCTCTTCGGCAGCGGCGCGGGGGTGGTGGTCCTCAAGCGATTGAAGGACGCGCTCGCGGACGGTGACTGCATCCGCGCGGTCATCCGAGGCTCCGCCATCAACAACGACGGAGCGATGAAGGCCGGCTACACGGCCCCGAGCCAGGAAGGCCAGGCCGCGGTGATCTCCGCCGCGCTGGCCGCCGCGGGGGTGAGTCCCGCGAGCATCGGCTACATCGAGACCCACGGCACGGGCACGCCCCTGGGCGACCAGATTGAGCTGTCCGCGCTTCAGCAGGCCTTCGGCGTCGACACGGTGAAGGCAGGTTCGTGGCCCATCGGCTCGGTGAAGACGAACGTGGGGCACCTGGAGGTCGCCGCTGGCATCGCGGGGCTCATCAAGACGGTGTTGTCACTCCAGCATCGCGCCTTGCCTCCGAGCTTGAACTTCAAGCGGCCCCCCGACGACTTCGCACGAAGTCCCTTCACCGTGAACACGCGCCTGATGGAGTGGCGCCGCGACGAGACACCGCGCAGGGCGGGGGTGAGCTCGTTTGGCATCGGCGGGACGAATGCGCACGTCGTGTTGGAAGAGGCGCCGGAGGTGGTGAGGAAGGAAGAGAAGGAGGCGGGCCGGGCACACGTGCTGACGCTGTCGGCGAGGAGCGAGAAGGCGCTGAGGGAGTTGGCGGGGAAATACGCGAGGGGAGCAGAGGGCGCGGTGGGGGACGTGTGCTTCACGGCGAACGAGGGGAGAGGGAGGTACGGGCAGAGGGTGGCGGTGGTGGGGAGGACGCTGGAGGAGCTGAAGGAGGAGCTGGGGAGGTACGAGAGGGAAGGGGTGGTGGAGAAGGGGGCGGTGGGGCAGGCGAAGAAGGTGGGAGGAGAAGAGGTGGTGCTGCTCTTCACGGGGCAGGGAGTGCAGGCGGAGGGGATGGGGAGGGAGCTGTACGAGACGGAGGAGACGTTCCGGGAGGAGATGAGGAAGTGCGACGAGGTGGTGAGGAGGGAGACGGGGGAGTCGCTGGTGGAGGTGCTGTACGGGGGGAAGGGGAAGTTGCTGGAGAAGAGCCGGGTGTCGCAGGCAGCGTTGTTCGCGGTGGAGTGGAGCCTGGCGCAGGTGTGGAAGAAGTGGGGAGTGAAGCCGGCGGCGGTGATGGGGCACAGCCTGGGTGAGTACGTGGCGGCGTGCGTGGCGGGGGTGATGGGTTGGGAGGAAGGGCTGAAGCTGGTGATGGAGAGAGGGAGGTTGATGGAGGGTTTGGAGGAGGGGGGGAGGATGGTGGCGGTGATGTGCGGGGAGGAGGAGGTGAGGAGGGAGGGAGGAGGAGGGCTGATAGCGGCGGTGAACGGGCCGGAGGAGGTGGTGCTGTCGGGGAGGGAGGGAGAGGTAGAGGAGGTGGTGGAGAGGTTGAGGGGGAAGGGGAAGGAGAGTCGGAGGCTGAAGACGACGCATGCGTTTCATTCGGCGTTGATGGAGCCGATGAGGGAGGAGTTCGAGAGGGTGGCGGGGAGGGTGAGGATGGAGAGGGGGACGGTGGAGTGGGTGTCGAACGTGAGTGGGCGGGAGGTGAAGGGGGACGAGGCGAGGGAGGGGAAGTACTGGGGGAGGCAGCTGAGGGAGCCGGTGAGGTGGTGGGAGGGATTGAGGGGGCTGTATGAGAAGGGGTACCGGGTCTTCGTGGAGGTGGGGCCGAAGGCGACGCTGACGGGGATAGGGAAGAGGTACCTGGGGGAAGCGGAGTGGGTGGGGAGCCTGAAGCCGGGGAGGAGTGACTGGGAGGAGCTGCTGGGGAGCGCGGCGAGGCTGTATGTGAAGGGGGTGGAGGTGAAGTGGGGTGAGGTGGAGGGAGGACGGGAGAGGCGGCGAGTGCCACTGCCCACGTATCCCTTTCAACGCGAGCGCTTCTGGCTGGAGCGCCCCCGCGAGAGCGCCCCCGCTGCTGCCCTGATTCCCACCGGGCAAGGACTGCTGGGTCGTCGCCTTCAGTCACCTGCTCTCAATCAAACGGTTTTCGAGTCCTCTCTTGGCGCGGGCGTGTTGCCGTTCCTCTCGGAGCATCGCGTCCAGGGTGTCTCGGTGTTGCCTTCGACGCTCTTGATGGAGCTGGCGCGCGCGGCCGGAGCGAGGCTCCTGGGCGCTGGCGCGCATGCGGTCGAGGACCTGAGCATTCATGAGGCCCTCGTCCTGCACGGCGAGGCGGAGCGAACGCTCCAGCTCATCACTCCGTCTGGGGGGGATGACGTGTTGTCGTTCCAGATCTTCAGCGCGGACCCTCGCGCGACGGAGGCGGAGTGGAAGCTCCATGCCACCGGGACGCTCCATCGGGCAGCGCGAGACGCCGCCGCTCCCGAGAAGCGTGCCCTCGAAGGGTTGGTGTCGCGGTGCCCGAAGGAAGTTCCCGTCGCGGCGCTCTATGAACACTTCCAGGCGCGAGGGATTCAGTATGGCCCCTCCTTCCGCGGCGTCGAGCGCATCCTCTTGGGGACGGGTGAGGCCCTGGGATGGATTCAGCTCCCTGAGGACCTCTCATCCGACGCGCTGGGAGAGAACCTCCACCCGGTGCTGCTCGATGCCTGTCTCCAGGTCTGCGGCGCGCTCTTCCTCGAAGCGGACGCGAGCCTGTACCTGCCCGTCTCGGTGAAGAAGCTCCGGGTGTGGCGTGCGCCTGGAACGTCTTGCTGGAGCCATGTGGCGATAGCGCGAGAGACCTCTGATGCGAGGAGCGCGCTGACCGGGAGCGTCTGTCTGTTGAATGAAGAGGGTGAGGTGTGCGCCGAGCTGGAGGGACTCCGCTTCCAGCAGGTCAGTCCCTCCGCGTTGCAGCGGCTTCTCGGAAAGGGCCGGGACTGGACCTACGAGGTGAGCTGGGAGCCACGTCCCCTGGCGGCTCGGACTCCCGCCGGGCGCTCGGCCCACCCGGAGAGCTGGGTGGTGTTCATGGACGAGGGCGGCGTCGGTGCTTCGCTTGCCCGGACGTTGGAGGCGGGAGGCTCCCGCTGTGTGTGGGTCCGTCCCGGTGCCGCTTATGCCTTGCAAGGAGGACACTCCTTCACCCTGGACCCCACGCGCGCGGACGACTTCGCGCGGCTGTTCCGTGAGGTCGCTGGACCCGGGGCGCCCGCGTGCCGGGGAGTCGTGTTCCTCTGGGGGCTCGATGCTGGGACAGAGGCGTCCGTCTGCCAGGGGGCATTGCTTCTGGCGCAAGAGCTCGCGAGACGTAGCGCGGTGGTGCCGCCGCGCCTCTGGATGGTGACGCGAGGGGTGCAGCACACGGGGCACGAGGCGTCCGTCCCGGCGGTCCTGCACGCGGAGCTGTGGGGGCTCGGGCGCTCGGTGGCCTTGGAGCATCCAGACTCCTGGGGTGGGCTCATCGACCTCGACGCGGTGGCACCCGCGCATGAGCCGGAGCTGTTGCTGGCCGAGCTTCAACAGCCCCCCGAAGGCGAGCAGGTCGCCTACAGGGATGGCCAGCGATGGGTCGCGCGACTCGCACGATGTCCCGTGGCGAATCCCTCGCGACCGTCCGCCGCGCGGGTTCATCCGGATGCGAGCTACCTCATCACCGGAGGCTTGGGTGCCCTGGGCCTGCGTGTGGCGCGGTGGCTGGTGGACCAGGGGGCGCGGCACCTGGTGCTGATGGGGCGCTCCGCTCCGAGCGAGGCGGCGCGCGACGAGGTGCGCTCCCTGGAGCAGGCAGGGGTGAGCGTCGACTGCGTCCAAGGGGATGTCTCCCACTCCGAGGAGGTGTCCCGCGTCCTGGGGGCCATCGCGGCGAGCGGCCATCCCCTTCGCGGTGTGCTGCACGCGGCGGGTGTGGTGGAGGATGGAACCGTCCTGTCCCTCGACTGGAAGCGCTTCGAGCGCGTGCTGGCTCCCAAGCAGCAAGGGAGCTGGAACCTGCATCAGCAGACGAAGTCCCTGCCGCTGGACTTCTTCGTCCTGTTCTCGTCGTCCTCCGCGCTGCTGGGCGCCGCGGGACAGTCCAACTACGCGGCGGCGAATGCGTTCATGGATGCGCTCGCGCATCATCGCCAGGCGCTCGGCCTCCCCGCCGTGAGCATCAACTGGGGGCCCTGGAGCGGCGGAGGCATGGCGGCCTCGCTGGAGGTCCCCGAGCAGCGTCGCTGGTTCGAATGGATCGACCCGGCCCAGGGGCTGGAGCTGCTGGGGCAGGTCCTGGATTCCGGACGCACGCAGGTGGCGGTGCTGCCCGTCGACTGGTCGCGGTACGCGCGGCGTCAGTCCGAGTCGAGCGCGATGGGGTTCTTGCGGAACGTGCTCGACGACGCACACGTCTCCCTGCCCCGGTCGAAGGTCATTCCGATGTGGGAACGACTGAAGGGGCAGCAGCGGAACCGTCAGCAGGAGACGCTCTTCGACCACATCCACCAGCAGGTCGCGCAGGTGCTGGGGTTGGACGCGGCGAAGCCGATGTCGGGGAGCTTGGGGTTGTTCGACGCGGGGCTCGACTCACTCCTCGCCGTCGAGCTGCGGAACCGCCTCCAGACGAGCCTCGGTGTCGAGCGTCCGTTGGCGGCCACGCTGGTGTTCGAGCACCCGAGCATCGACGCCCTCACGGACCATCTGGCCACGGAGGTCTTCGCTCTCGGCCCGTTGATGGCCGCCGCGCACCCTGTTCCCACCGAGGGGAACGGTGACGGATTGACGGAGCTCGAGCAGCTCCCGCCCGAAGAGCTGGGGTCGAGGCTCGACCTGAAGCTCGCGGCCCTCGAGAAGTGGATGGACGGGGACTAG